A window of Garra rufa chromosome 16, GarRuf1.0, whole genome shotgun sequence contains these coding sequences:
- the LOC141287838 gene encoding uncharacterized protein yields the protein MEAMRVRVRGGQRGRGFGRGRGRGRGRVQRQGPVRRRVSDDIRATLVDHVINHGLSMREAGQRVHPNLRRYTVASIIRTFRLENRMIGRPPQGGRARLFTEQQELAIIEMVRENNAIRLRELQQRIIEDRNVFNHINRVSISTLSRILKKHNFRMKQLYRVPFERNSVRVKDLRHDYVQTVLDFDAAELPHEFIYVDEAGFNLAKTRRRGRNVVGQRAVVNVPGQRGGNITLCAAISVQGVLHHHATLGPFNTEQIIAFLDALHAVVQERPEQPRFVIIWDNVSFHRAALVRDWFNNHNNFTVLYLPPYSPFLNAIEEFFSAWRWKVYDRQPHARMTLLQAMEEACGDIEVGSIQGWIRHTRRYFPRCLAREDIACDVDEVLWPDPNRRRDP from the exons ATGGAGGCCATGAGAGTCAGAGTTAGAGGAGGACAAAGAGGGAGAGGATTCGGACGTGGAAGAGGACGAGGACGAGGACGAGTACAAAGACAAGGACCAGTGCGTAGACGTGTGTCTGATGACATCAGGGCTACTCTGGTGGACCATGTGATAAATCATGGCCTGTCCATGAGGGAGGCTGGGCAAAGAGTCCACCCTAACCTCCGTCGCTACACAGTAGCATCGATAATAAGAACATTCCGACTGGAGAACAG AATGATTGGACGACCTCCTCAGGGTGGAAGGGCACGGCTCTTCACTGAACAACAAGAGCTTGCCATCATAGAAATGGTCAGAGAAAATAATGCAATCCGACTTCGAGAGTTGCAACAACGCATCATTGAAGACAGAAATGTATTCAACCATATCAACCGGGTCAGCATTTCTACACTAAGTCGCATCCTAAAGAAACATAACTTCAGAATGAAGCAGCTGTACAGGGTGCCATTTGAGCGGAACAGTGTCAGGGTGAAGGATCTGCGCCATGATTATGTGCAG ACAGTTCTGGATTTTGATGCTGCCGAACTGCCACATGAGTTCATCTACGTGGATGAGGCAGGCTTTAATCTGGCCAAAACCAGGCGTCGGGGCCGTAACGTAGTTGGGCAAAGGGCTGTTGTGAATGTCCCTGGGCAGCGTGGGGGAAATATCACCTTGTGTGCTGCAATTAGTGTCCAAGGAGTCCTGCATCACCATGCCACTCTAGGTCCCTTCAATACAGAACAGATCATTGCATTTTTAGATGCACTACATGCTGTTGTGCAGGAGAGACCAGAACAGCCCAGGTTTGTTATCATCTGGGATAATGTTAGTTTCCACCGGGCAGCTCTGGTCCGAGATTGGTTCAACAACCataacaattttacagttttataccTGCCCCCTTACAGCCCTTTTCTAAATGCAATCGAGGAATTCTTTTCAGCGTGGCGGTGGAAAGTATATGATCGGCAACCACACGCCCGCATGACTCTTCTGCAAGCAATGGAAGAGGCATGCGGAGACATTGAAGTGGGATCAATCCAAGGGTGGATTCGGCACACAAGGCGATATTTTCCCCGATGCCTAGCCCGCGAGGACATCGCTTGTGATGTTGATGAGGTCTTGTGGCCAGATCCGAACAGAAGGCGGGATCCATAA
- the cysltr1 gene encoding cysteinyl leukotriene receptor 1 has protein sequence MGPSNITTVNDTQVCASIDDFRNQVYSTVYSIITVLGLMGNGFALYVLLRTYRQKSAFHIYMLNLAVSDLLCVSTLPLRVLYYVNKGQWNLGDFLCRISSYALYVNLYCSVFFMMAMSFTRFLAIVFPVQNLRLATEKKAWIVCVCIWVFICTTSSPFLLSGQHTDPHSNKTKCFEPPETSKSLGKLIVLNYFSLVVGFIIPFLVILLCYAGILRTLLRNTNGANRQRYTRNKAIRMIVVVMLAFLVSFMPYHIQRTLHLHFKNRKGVNCEEIIYMQKSVVITLCLAAANSCFDPMLYFFSGENFRHRLSTFRRASGNIIATHKGRHALQNSPPAEESELQSCNGSNKLG, from the coding sequence ATGGGTCCGTCTAACATAACAACGGTTAATGACACACAGGTGTGTGCCTCCATCGATGACTTCCGTAACCAAGTCTATTCAACAGTGTACTCTATCATCACAGTCCTAGGGCTGATGGGCAATGGCTTTGCGCTGTACGTGCTCCTTCGTACCTACCGTCAGAAATCAGCGTTCCACATCTACATGCTGAACCTGGCCGTGTCAGACCTGCTGTGTGTCAGCACTCTGCCTCTGCGGGTGCTTTACTACGTCAACAAAGGACAATGGAACCTGGGGGACTTTCTCTGCCGGATAAGTTCCTACGCACTGTATGTAAATCTCTACTGCAGCGTCTTCTTCATGATGGCCATGAGTTTTACCCGCTTTCTAGCAATTGTGTTTCCGGTGCAGAACCTGAGGCTAGCCACTGAGAAGAAGGCATGGATAGTTTGTGTGTGCATTTGGGTCTTCATTTGCACCACCAGTTCACCCTTTCTCCTCTCTGGTCAGCATACTGATCCACATTCTAACAAAACCAAGTGTTTTGAACCACCAGAAACATCCAAAAGCCTGGGAAAACTGATCGTGCTGAATTACTTTTCCCTGGTGGTGGGTTTTATTATTCCCTTCCTGGTCATCTTGCTGTGCTATGCTGGCATCTTGCGCACTCTACTCAGAAACACTAACGGTGCGAACAGGCAGCGTTACACACGTAACAAGGCCATTAGGATGATTGTTGTGGTGATGCTGGCTTTCTTGGTTAGTTTTATGCCCTATCATATACAACGCACACTGCATCTCCACTTCAAAAACCGCAAAGGTGTTAACTGTGAGGAGATTATTTATATGCAGAAGTCTGTGGTCATCACCCTCTGCCTGGCTGCTGCCAACTCATGCTTTGACCCAATGCTCTACTTTTTCTCTGGAGAGAACTTTCGACATCGACTGTCCACCTTCCGAAGGGCTTCTGGAAACATCATTGCGACTCACAAAGGCCGCCATGCTCTCCAAAACTCCCCACCTGCGGAAGAGAGCGAACTACAAAGCTGTAATGGTTCAAATAAACTTGGATAG